The sequence GAGAAAAAACGCACGAGATCTTAGGTCTGAAAGGCGACTGAATAAGGAGCGTTTTAGACCTAAGATCTCGTTAGTCATGCAGCGAGGAACAGAGACCGAATAGGGAGCTGTTTAGAGAGGAGGGACTAAGCCCGTGAACGAACACAAAAAAGAGAACCGACGCGAAGAACGTCAGGTGAAATTTCGAGTAGACGAAGCCGAATATGAGAAGCTCAGTTACCTAGCAGAACAACAAGGCATGAGCGTGCCAAATTTTGTTAAAAGCAAGGCACAAGGGACTCGATTACGAAACCCGAAAGTCGAGATTGAAGGAGCAAAAGAAATTGCTCGGCAGCTGCGGTATTACAATTCCAATTTGAATCAGTTAGTCAAATGGATTAACACCAACAAAACAATTTATGAACCAAACGAACTACAAGCGATGGAACAGCAGCTATCCGGTATTCAGGAAGGAGTGAAAGGCCTTTGGGAGCAATTATCAAGATAGCCAGTGCCACTAAAAATGGTTCAGCGACCGTCAACTATATTGCAAGACAAGGAAAAATTGACGTCCAGTTAACCAGTGCTCACCTCACTCCGTTAGATTATCAAGCAGCGCGGGAACAAATGCGCCAAACAAGAGACTTAATGGGCAAGACAAACGGGCGTCAAGGCTATCACTTGGTTCAGTCTTTTGACGCAACCGATCAGTTAACACCTGTAAAAGCCCATAAGCTAGGGCAAGAATTCATGTCCGAATTAAGCAAAATGTATCCAGACCATGAAATTTACATGGCGACTCATACCGATACCGACCATCCGCACAATCATTTTATGCTTAATGCAGTGAACAGTGAAACAGGCGCTAAAATGGCCATTAATCCTCCGGATATCTATGAAATGCATGAAATCAATAACGACATTTCAAAAAAACATCATTTGGTCGAACTGACGAAAGCTAAAAACAAGGTCTATCCGACCGAAATAGCCGTTTATACTCAAACAGGGAAGCAATATGAACGGGATTTAGTCAAAGAAAAGATTTATCATGCGCGAGATCAAGCTCATTCCTATCCGGAATTTAAACAAGCACTGTCTGCTTCAGATGTGGAACTAACGTCTGAGATTGGAAAAAGAGGTCAAACGATCCGACAAAAGTACGTGACTCACGATTCAGAAGGAAAAAAATGGACGTTTACCGCCTCAAGACTAGGCGAAGACTTTAAAAAGGAGCCGATTACCCATGCCATCATGGAAAACCAACGAAAACGAGACAAACAACAAGCAGACAGAGAACAACTTGAGCGCAGCAACGCCGAAAGATTACGAGGACTTACTGCTAGCGTACGGGAAGTTGCGGACGAAGTACGAACAGAGCGCAGAACACATGAGTCTGCTCATCAGCCACCTCAAAAATCTTCAGACGTCGATCGAGACTTCGGACAAGAACGGTAAGCAGCAACTGGCTTATCATCGAAGCCAAGAACAAAAAAGAATGGAGCAATTTCAAGATTTACTGACGGAAAATGAGCAATGGAAACAACAAACAGCCATTGATTTAAAAGACTATTCGCCTGAAAAGATGGAACAAAAGCTCGATAAGATCGTCTATCAGCATTTAGACGACTACCAAGAAAAATTGGATGCGGTCTTGCAGCAAGCGGATCATCAGGCTAAAAAAGAACGTCGGACCGATTGGATCGAACGCATCAGTATTTTAGGCATTGGGGCCGTTACCCTTCTAGCTATTTACGGGATGTTTTCGTTCTTTATGGGGATGTAGGCGATGGGATTATTTTTTGCGAAACTCATGTGGCGTATTTTGCCTGTTTTAAGCGTTTTGGTGGTTTTGGTGTGTTCTTATCTAGTTTGGGACGTAAAGTTTCGCCACTGGCGGAAATCAGGCCATTTAAAGCGTGTTAGTCTAGTAGCTCTTGTTTCTTTAGTCGTTTGTTTCAGTGTGTTGCTTTTATTAGGGTATTCAACCCAATCAAAAATACCGTTTGGATCGAAAATTGCGGACATTTCTGCGGAACAACAAGCCATAAAGGATCATAAACTAGCGATTGAAGCGGAAAAAGTAGCGACTGAAGAAAAAGATGATCAAATTAAAGACCAACTAGAAGCGGCTTTAGATGTAGCGGATAGTGAATTAGGGGTTGTTGTCATAGAAAATAAGGTTTCGACCATCGTTACGAAAGAATGGTTTGCCGAAAATCAACAACTCAGCGATCAATTATCAGATGATATCGCTCGAGAGGACTATACGAGTCGTTTTGAGGCGATTAAATACTATTTCTTGAGGTAAATGGTCTATTTACATTGATTACCAGTCAAACGTTTAAGAGAGCTGTTTTTTTGAAGATTAACGAATGCAATGGTTCTAACCGTCGAGCGTCAGTCGAGACATAGAACGCTGCAGATGGGTTTGAACTTATATTTTTTTGGGACTTGCGTAGCAAGTTTTCCTGTCTTTATATTATTATTATTTATAAAAAAATTTATAGCTAATTGTTTTATATATCTTTTATAAATCTTTTTAAAACCTTTTTAAAACCTTTTAAGAAGGTTTTATCCTTACTCCCAAAAGGGATAGAGCTACATTAAGGGGACACTTTGTTGCTATTAAGGGGACACTTTGTTGCTATTAAGGGGACACTTTGTTGCTATTAAGGGGACACTTTGTTGCTATTAAGGGGACACTTTGTTACATGAATATCTTGATAAAATGTCTTTTTATAATCGTTTTATTGTACTAACTAAATCAATCTGATATTATTAAAGGTACATAAGTTTTTTTGCGTCCCTTTAATGAATGGAGGTTACCTTTTGAGTAATGAAATAGTTAAATACAACAATATTATGAATGAAGTTAGTTTTAGAAAATTTAATCCTGTTGAGTTCGATTTATTTTTCTCTTTATGTTCAAAAATGAAACTTAAAGGATCCGAACCAATTACCTTAACTTTTGACGAAGTAAAAAAGCTAACAAATTATTCTTCTAGAGATAAAGTTCGATTTATTCATGATTTAGAAAATATGTACTCAAAAATGCTTAATTTAAATTTTCGTTATGAAGATGAATCTGAAATTGTTCGTTTTGTATTGTTTCCAATTTATAGAATTAATAAAGAAAAAAGCACTGTAACTATAGGAGTTAATCAAGAGTTTAGCTATGTTTTAAATGAAATTACAACTAACTTTACACGATTTGAATTAGAAGGATTTACGGAGCTAAGAAGTGGTTATGCTAAAACAATGTTCCGATTGCTAAAACAATATAAAAGCACAGGCTTTTATATTGTTAAAATTGAAGAATTTAGACGAATACTAGATATTCCAGAAAGCTATAGAGTAGCAGATATTGATAAAAGGGTATTACAGCAAATAGAAAAAGAATTATCTCCTCTTTATAAAAAATTTGAGATCGTAAAGAAGAAAAAAAAAGGCCGTGGTCGTGGTGGGATAGTTTCCCATTTAGAATTTAATTTTTTGGAAAAATTACCTCTTGAAAAACATGAAGTACCTCTCCATAATTGGTTAGAGCAATAAGGCGATTTTTTTTACATTGTATATCTCTATAAAAGTATTTAAAATAACTTTATATGAGTATTTTAAGGTGGTGCGTTATGAAAGATGTAGAAGGTGTTACAGAATACATAACTACAGAAGAAGCAGCTAAAAAACTTGGTATACAACTACCTACACTTAGAAAATACGCTGGAATGATTGATAAAAATGCAAAAGGTGGAAAATACTTTGAACGAGATGATAGAAATTATCGTTTGTATACTAAAGATAATATAACAACTATCAATCAAATTATTGCATTGAAAAGTCGCCCGAAAATGACTATAGAGACTGCTATAGAGCAGGTGTTGAATATGGAATATAACGTTGATACACCTAGTGAAATAGAAAAACATAACGCTGATAATAACGATATAACGTCGTTACAAAAGTTGCTGATTAGCCAGAATGATCTAATACAAAAAAAAGATGATCAATTATTGCGATATGATAATCAAATAATTAAGTATAATGAAACAATTAATCATTATGAAAATTTAGTTAAAAATTTAATGGAAAATAACATAAATCTAGCAAACCAAGTAGAAATCATGATTAATAACCAAGAACAGCTCGCGTTAGATAAAAAAGAAGAACCGTTACCACTAGAAAAGGTTCCTGAAAAACAAGGATTTCTAAACCGAATTTTCAAAAAATAATATAGTTTAAATTAGAATAACCAAGTAACCCCGCTATTATTAATGATGGCGGGGTTACTTGGTTTAATGGGAGTTATGTTAAGTAGGATAGTTAATACCAATCAAATTCTACTTTTCTTTTGAGCTTTAAATCAATATCATTTTCTTTTAGAGCGTTTTCGAATTGTTTGACTGAATCATACTCTTTAGACTCTCTAGTATCCTTATTAATGATTAAGTAATAATCACTTGAATAGACAGCAAGTTTATCCGTTTTGCTAGCCGCTATAATGTATTCGTTATTCCAGTTTAGCTTGTCAATAGTATCAGAAAATTCAACATGATTTTCGCCATCATCATATTGAAGTATTGAAAAAGAAGCAGAAATAGAGTTTACACTGTAGTAACTATCTATTCTTATTTCATGCGCATCGGGCGAGACCCCTGGCGCACGATATTGATTATCAGGATTTGTTAAAATATATTCACGACTGAACATCCAAATAAAAGGTAATGAAATCAATATAAGAAATACTAATGACAATGCTAGGATTTTTTTTTTCATTTTATATAGGCTCTCCTATAGGTAAATTTGTAAAATATAATATATAGAACAGTTATAGTATACGCTGTAATTTAATTTATAGATAATTATAACAAAAAATGAGTGTTACATTGAATAATTTATTACAATGTTATATTTACGAATTAATGTTAATGTCTGCATTGCAAAACAATAATTATTACCAAAGCCAACAGCGATGTCATCGTATTGGCCGTCCCAAGCAAAGTCAAAGGCGTCAGTTATTTTATATACTGCCTTATAACCACCAGAACTTAGTTTAGTAAAAGTAACATTGTACTTTACTTTATTTAAAGAAGTATGAAGTTCTCCTGCTGTAAATTGGTAGCTTCCACTTACAGTCCCATAGCTTTTCCCTTTTCCAATAATTTCATCATAAAATTTAAGATATACATTAGCATTTATGCCTTCATAAGTAGCTACTTTTTTTGCCCATGCATCGTTATTAGAAATATAATCTGCAGGTTTCCAATTTAAATCTAAAAGTTTTGAATTTGGTGTTAGTGCATAGTTCATGTATTTTGCTGTTTGAGGATGACCTTTAGCTTTTACAAGCAGTATACCAGCAGCATAAGCTGCTCTAGCAGCTTCAATAGGATTTATTGCTCTATTTTGTTTATTTTGAATAGTATTTTTTTGAAGTTCATCTATTAAGACTTTTTCCTGTTCTATTTCATTTGAAGTGATTTCTGCTTGTTCTATAGAGTCTATTAATAACTCATTTAATTCTTCAGAAGAACCTTTAATATCTGTTTTAAACAGTTCTATAATCCCATTAATATAGTTTTCATTACCTTTATCTTGCTCTATAGCTGTAGAAATCTTTTCTTGTGTAGTTGGATATATGTCATATGTCAATTCTTCAGCACTAGCTGTAGTTTGATTTCCAAAAAGAAACATAAATCCTACACTTGCAAATATAATTATTTTTTTCATAGTTATTTTTTCCTCCAAATATAATTTTTTTAAATCTCTCTTGCCTCTCGAATATTTAAAATATTGTAGCTGTTGAATAGAGGTTTTCTATGTATGGTAGAGATCAATATTATCTAAATAAAAAAAATAACATTTCATGTTAGCGCCTCCTATATTTGATACAGTAATTATCCCAAACTAATAGCATAATAAATAGAACTCAATAGTTTACATCTTAGCAACCATTAGGTGCTAACAGAGGAATAAGGTGTTTTTAATCTTCTAAATCAGACTTTCGAAGGAAACAATAACCTAAAACAATTAAAACGTAACCAAAAATAAAATTTTGGGTGAAAACAGCCAAAATAGCAACACTAAAAATAAGGATAGACAAAAATTGATAACCGTTTCTTTTAGTTATTTTTTTCATTATGATATCTCCCATAGCTATTCTCCTAACCTAGTAGTTCATAATCAAATTATCTATCTAATCTTATAAAACGAAAAGAACGCAGTGGTTTACATCTTAGCAACCATTAGGTGCTAAAAAGCAACTAATGACTGATAGTCAATGATCTTTACTTTCGGTATGATAGAACAAAGAGAAAAAGAAGGAGGAAGAAGACAGATGGCATTAGGAGAACGATTGAAAGAAAGTAGAGTGAGTAAAGGGTACTCGCAAGGAAATGTAGCAGATCATTTACATATTTCAAGACAATCTATTTCAAAATGGGAAAATGGGAATAGTTACCCTGATTTAGATAATCTAGTAAAGTTGAGTACCTATTACGAAGTTTCGATTGACGAATTATTGAAAGAAAATCAAGAACTCAAAAAAAAACTAAAAGAAAACAAAGGTAAGATTGAAGAAAATGTTCAAAAATTAGCTTTTATTCGTGGATCAAGTGAAAAAGATGAAGGCTTATTATTATTGATTATTGCTTTCATAGGGAGCCTGATTCCTCCAATTGGTTTGATTATAGCTCCTATTATTATTAAGAAAAACAAAAAAACAAACACACTTTATAAGTTTGTTTACTTAGCGTGTGTTTGTTGTATGTTAGTGAACGTTTATGCGCTCTACTTTACAGTAGGTAATTATTTAGGTTGGGGCACGACTACAGTAGAATTAGTGGATTGATTTAATAAGTTACAATAATACTGTTATTTTGAAGTTTCGCACGAACATTAACAGAACTATTAAGTGTAAGAATAGTCATATTTATGTAATAGGTCGCTTGTTTAGTGTTATCTACCTTTAAACTTGAATTACGTACACTTCCTAAATAATTTGTTATAGAAGGTGAATGAGCTCTAGTAATAGCATTTCCTTTTACATCTATTTTATAGCTTACTTTCCACTGCAGAGATCGTTCTTTGGTAACTTTATAAGTACCATTACTGACACTACTTGCAGCTCTTAAAAAATGTGATTCTTCTTCAACTTTAATTATGTAAGCTTCACCTAGATCACCTTCAACTTCAAATTGCTGTATTCCACCTTGTTTCATGTCATAAACCACACTATTCTCTGGTAATGGAAAATTTCCTTCAGCGTGTACTTTTGTAGTAGCGATAAAACTAAAAAAAGCGAAACAACCTAAAAGAAAAAAATTTTTTTCAAATGAATTCCTCCAAACATTATTTAATAACATATAAAATATAACAGAATAAGCATAAGGATGTGTAGTATTAAAATGAAAACTAAGAAACAAATTGGAATAATACTAATATTAGCATTACTAACATATGTATTAAGAGTTACTGTAGGATTTTCAAATACTGTAGATACTATAGTTTTTGCTCTATTCATTTTATTAGGTTGCTGGTTTACTTATACTAATTATAAAAATAAAGCTAAATAATCAAAAAAATGAGACTCATTAAACTTAATGAGTCTCATTTTTTGATTATTATTAAATATCTTAATTTAAAAACCTAGTCTAAAATTCAATAAAGTTTCACTGATTTCATCCTCATTGATCCCGATATAGCGTTTCGTGATTTTTTCGCTGCTATGACCGAATATTTCCATCAGTGTGGCCACGTCTTTGGTTTTCTTGTAATAGTGGTAGCCGAAAGTCTTGCGCAGCGTGTGCGTGCCGATATCGTCTCTTCCTAACAGCTTAGCGACCTTCTGAAACATTTGATAGACCGTATTGACTTCTAAATGCCCGCCTTTGGTACTTGGAAATAAGTAATCCTCTGGTTCTAGGTCTTTTGTATAGTCTTGGATCAAGTCCTGAAGACTACTCAAATACAAAATACGGGTTTTCCCTGTTTTTTTCTCTACAATACGGGGATTTTTTGAAGAAATAAGGTCTTTTTTCTTTAATTTAACGATATCCGACATGCGCAAACCACTATTAATGCCGATCAAAAACAGAAAAACGTCTCGATCTGCGTTTTTATTGCGCCTTAAACAAAATAAAAAGTCATTTATTTCTTGCTGCGTTCTTAATGGTTGGACGTTGTAACTCATTTAAAAGCCCTCTCCTCTCACAAAAGTGATACATGATTTTGTTTAGCATACCATATAATCATGTATTGGAGGGCGAACTAAAAAAAGAACCCTATTAAAATAGGATTCCCGATACACGTTTTTATCTAATTTCATGTATGAAATTAGATAATATGATTTCAACTTACTACTTGGTTAATATGTTATTATCCCGACTTTGACAGTTGAAAAGCAGAAAAACAGCCAAAAACATTACCCTTAAGGGATTTTCAGCTGTTTTTTTGCTTTTTTAATTGTTGTACACACATTTTATTTTCCGTAATTCCGAAGGAATTCCAGTGGAATGAATTGGCGCGTCCAATTTTTTCCAAGGAGTTCATTAATTCTTAGAAAATCCTCGTTTCCGAAAACTTCCCAATAACCTTTATCCAATGGCCGGCAACGTGCACTAAGCAAGGCGTTTTGAATTTTTTCTGGGCTAATCTGACCGTTCAACTTCCGTTCCAAAAGACGCATAATGGTGAGCGAAATGAAACAAATTAGGAAGTGAGCTTCGATATGAGGACGTGTCCAGACAAAGATTGGTCGAGCATCAAACGTTGTTTTCATAACCTTAAAACAGTCTTCAATGCGACTCAACGAGCGATAGGTTGCCAACATCTCTTTATCGCTCATCTCCGTCTCACTTGTAATCAGGACATTGATACCGTCAAATTGCTCATCAAAAGCGATTTGTTCTTCATCAATGGAGATATGAGGAGTTAGTTTTTTGATTTCACCTGTTTCCTCATCCACGTTTTCTACTTCCAAATAGCGTTTTCCGCCTTTTTTCATGGTCAATCGGAATCGCTCTGCTGCAGTCAGTTTCTCAGCATATTCCACAGATTTCTGGCGGCGAATCTTCTCCCGGTAATCATATTTCTGATTCCATGTCACGAGGATTTTCTCGGTAATTTCTTTCTTGTTTACAGTTCTCTTACGAATCATTGATTTCATCGCAAAGGTGTCCAAGTCATTAGCTAACCAACCTTCAGGATTTAATGCAAAAGTCTGGATATCTTTTGGTGCACCACGGGTGCCACGAACTTTTTGACTGAATAGGTATCCATTCTCATTCTGAAGTGTCTCGGATATATTTGCTTTACTGTTCATTCCCTTGTCCGCCACGACTACGATCCGCTCGATGCCAAACTGCTTTTTAATCTGCTCTACAGCAGGGAGATACGTTTTTACATCTACACAGTTACCTGGGAATAGACGGAAGGCAATGGGAATTCCATTGGTATCCATGAATAATCCCATCTGAACAATCGGATTCGGCCTTTTTTCCTTACTCGGTCCTCTTTTTCGAAAAGCTGGTAGTGTTTCACCATCCACTTCGGTAGGTTCGTCATC is a genomic window of Carnobacterium alterfunditum DSM 5972 containing:
- a CDS encoding plasmid mobilization protein; amino-acid sequence: MNEHKKENRREERQVKFRVDEAEYEKLSYLAEQQGMSVPNFVKSKAQGTRLRNPKVEIEGAKEIARQLRYYNSNLNQLVKWINTNKTIYEPNELQAMEQQLSGIQEGVKGLWEQLSR
- a CDS encoding replication initiation protein, which produces MSNEIVKYNNIMNEVSFRKFNPVEFDLFFSLCSKMKLKGSEPITLTFDEVKKLTNYSSRDKVRFIHDLENMYSKMLNLNFRYEDESEIVRFVLFPIYRINKEKSTVTIGVNQEFSYVLNEITTNFTRFELEGFTELRSGYAKTMFRLLKQYKSTGFYIVKIEEFRRILDIPESYRVADIDKRVLQQIEKELSPLYKKFEIVKKKKKGRGRGGIVSHLEFNFLEKLPLEKHEVPLHNWLEQ
- a CDS encoding MerR family transcriptional regulator encodes the protein MKDVEGVTEYITTEEAAKKLGIQLPTLRKYAGMIDKNAKGGKYFERDDRNYRLYTKDNITTINQIIALKSRPKMTIETAIEQVLNMEYNVDTPSEIEKHNADNNDITSLQKLLISQNDLIQKKDDQLLRYDNQIIKYNETINHYENLVKNLMENNINLANQVEIMINNQEQLALDKKEEPLPLEKVPEKQGFLNRIFKK
- a CDS encoding helix-turn-helix domain-containing protein; protein product: MALGERLKESRVSKGYSQGNVADHLHISRQSISKWENGNSYPDLDNLVKLSTYYEVSIDELLKENQELKKKLKENKGKIEENVQKLAFIRGSSEKDEGLLLLIIAFIGSLIPPIGLIIAPIIIKKNKKTNTLYKFVYLACVCCMLVNVYALYFTVGNYLGWGTTTVELVD
- a CDS encoding relaxase/mobilization nuclease domain-containing protein — protein: MGAIIKIASATKNGSATVNYIARQGKIDVQLTSAHLTPLDYQAAREQMRQTRDLMGKTNGRQGYHLVQSFDATDQLTPVKAHKLGQEFMSELSKMYPDHEIYMATHTDTDHPHNHFMLNAVNSETGAKMAINPPDIYEMHEINNDISKKHHLVELTKAKNKVYPTEIAVYTQTGKQYERDLVKEKIYHARDQAHSYPEFKQALSASDVELTSEIGKRGQTIRQKYVTHDSEGKKWTFTASRLGEDFKKEPITHAIMENQRKRDKQQADREQLERSNAERLRGLTASVREVADEVRTERRTHESAHQPPQKSSDVDRDFGQER
- a CDS encoding IS1634 family transposase, which produces MFIKVTKNREGTHYVSIVEGYREGDKVKHRTIKSLGKLKDLEATNPNFLTELKEDVKAGNFQVTPETLSLTLDLNKKIDNPLQNYGWMLLDKIYRSLGISQVFRTHQKGTKSKIDFDKVCRLLTVKRMLDPQSKRRSVQSQRDLFGDFNLTEQDVYRALDSFSSLSEQIQLQMHRAITKNVGRTGALVFYDVTNYYFETDLDDEPTEVDGETLPAFRKRGPSKEKRPNPIVQMGLFMDTNGIPIAFRLFPGNCVDVKTYLPAVEQIKKQFGIERIVVVADKGMNSKANISETLQNENGYLFSQKVRGTRGAPKDIQTFALNPEGWLANDLDTFAMKSMIRKRTVNKKEITEKILVTWNQKYDYREKIRRQKSVEYAEKLTAAERFRLTMKKGGKRYLEVENVDEETGEIKKLTPHISIDEEQIAFDEQFDGINVLITSETEMSDKEMLATYRSLSRIEDCFKVMKTTFDARPIFVWTRPHIEAHFLICFISLTIMRLLERKLNGQISPEKIQNALLSARCRPLDKGYWEVFGNEDFLRINELLGKNWTRQFIPLEFLRNYGK
- a CDS encoding tyrosine-type recombinase/integrase — translated: MSYNVQPLRTQQEINDFLFCLRRNKNADRDVFLFLIGINSGLRMSDIVKLKKKDLISSKNPRIVEKKTGKTRILYLSSLQDLIQDYTKDLEPEDYLFPSTKGGHLEVNTVYQMFQKVAKLLGRDDIGTHTLRKTFGYHYYKKTKDVATLMEIFGHSSEKITKRYIGINEDEISETLLNFRLGF
- a CDS encoding DUF5626 family protein, with protein sequence MLLNNVWRNSFEKNFFLLGCFAFFSFIATTKVHAEGNFPLPENSVVYDMKQGGIQQFEVEGDLGEAYIIKVEEESHFLRAASSVSNGTYKVTKERSLQWKVSYKIDVKGNAITRAHSPSITNYLGSVRNSSLKVDNTKQATYYINMTILTLNSSVNVRAKLQNNSIIVTY